TGATTGCGGCCAAACATCTCACAGGCCTTGATGGGGTCGATCAAGTAAAAACGGGCGCGGTCAGTTATCTGCACCTGATGTTTGATCAGCACGAGGTTGTGCTGGCGGACGGCGCATGGTCAGAAAGCTTCCAGCCCGGCGATCATTCCCTGCGCGGTATCGGCGGGGACCAACGTGCCGAGGTGCTGACCTTGTTCCCGGAACTCGACACGCTCGCGGGGCTCGACAGCTACGGGGCCGCCCGGGTGTCCTTGAAACGGCACGAAGCGGAAATTCTGGTCGATCGTCTTAAATAGCCTGACGGGCCGCCCGCCAGGCGGCCCAGTCTTCCGGCGTGTCAAGGTCGAGGCGGGCACGATTGCCCGGCAAAGGAACCAAGTGTACGCGGTCTTCGGCGGCGTGAACCACGGACCGTCCGCCATCATCCCCCTTCAATGCCAGGAGACGTGAAAAAAGGGTCTGGTCAAAAATGATCGGATGCCCCCCGCGTCCGTCTTGTGTGCCGCCGCGCCAGATCAAAGCATCGGGATGGGTGCGTACCGCACCCATGACCGCGCGCAGGTCATCGGCCGTGAGATCGGGCAAATCCCCCAGCAGCAACATGGCCTTGTCTACATCCGGTCCCAACGTGCCGAAAACCCTGCGCAGGCTGGCGCCCATCCCTTCATCCGCATCCGGAACGGGTACAGGCAGCGCAGCTGTGTCCGCGACAATTGCGTGCCGCGGATGAGGGGCGGGAGGAAGCGCAACACGGACATCGTCGCTGAGCCTCTGCGCGTTCGCAATTTGACGGGCCAATAGCGGTAGGCCGTCCACCTCTTCGGTCAGCTTGTCCCGCCCCCGCATGCGGGACGATGCACCTGCGGCAAGTATGAGGATCGGGATCATGGTTGGACATTAGGCGCGCGGATCTGCTGCCGCAACAAGACCTCGCAAACGAACGACGACAAAATAAGGGCGGGTGGCCGCCCCAGGATTTCTTGAAACAGGCAAGGATGGACTATCCGCGCATGCGTGCACCGTCCGGGTCGAAAAGCGGCGTTGTCGCAAGTGTTGCGCTTCGCATCTGGCCGAGGATTTCGATTTGAACCTGACATCCTTCCACAATCCTGTTTGTCGGCAGGAAGCCAAGCGCAACCGAAGTCTGTGTGTGATGGGAGTAGCCGCCAGACGTGCAGAATCCGACAACGGCGCCATCCATCCAAATGGGTTCGTACCCATGCACATCTGCGTCATCGGCATCGACAGTGAAGGCGCAGAGTTTTCTGTCAGTGCCGTTCGTCCGATCAGCTTCGGCGGCGGCGCGACCGATGAAGTCGGTGTTCTTTTTCCACGATATGAACCGGTCGAGCCCGGTTTCAGCGGCGGTGTAGTCCGGCGAGAACTCGCTGAGCCAGGAGCCGAAGAATTTGTCGAGGCGCAATGACATCATGGCGCGCATCCCAAAAGGCGTGATCTCATGCGCTTGCCCAGCCTCCCACAGCGTCCACCACAATTGACGTTGCGCCATGGGGTCACAGTAGATCTCGTATCCCAGATCGCCGGTGTAACTGACCCGCTGCACGATGCAGTCCGTCATGCCGACCGTCAGCGTGCGCACATCGAGAAAGGCCATGTCCACGATGTCGTGTCGGGTGCAGGACTGCAACACTTCACGGGCTCTTGGCCCAGCCAATTGAAAGCCGTTTCGTTTGTCGCTGATGTTTTCGACGGTCACGCCATCTTCTGCGTGGACCATGAAATGGCGCATGTGGACCGATTGGGCGCCATAGCTGGCCGTCAGTTGGAATTCGTGTTCGCCGAGGCACGACATGGTAAAGTCACCGATCAGGCGGCCCTTGGGGCTGAGCATCGGGGTCAACGAAACGCGTCCCGGTTTGGGCACGCGACCCGCCATGATCCGGTCAAGCCACGCACGGGCACCTGCACCGGTGATGCGATATTTGCCGAAATTGTGCACCTCGTTGATGCCGACGCCTGCGCGGACGGCCTTGACCTCGCGCGCGGTTGCGGCAAACGCGTCGGAGCGGCGGAAAGACGGGGTTTCATAGGTCGGTTCGCCATCCCGGGCGAAGTAGTTGGCAACCTCCAGCCCATATTGCTGGCCCCAGACGGCGCCCATATCGGTGAAGATGTCGTACATCGGGGTGGTGCGGTTGGGTCGCGCGGCCGGCAATTCCTCGTTCGGGTAGGCGACCGAGAACCGCTTTTGGTAGTTTTCGATCACTTTCGGGCGCGTGTAGCCGGGGCTGATCCAGTCTCCAAACCGGGCCACATCCATGGCCGTCACATCGCGTTCGCATTCCCCTTCCGTCATCCATTGCGCGAGCATCAGACCCACACCGCCGCCTTGAGAGAAACCCGCCATCACACCGCAGGCAGACCAGTAGTTGCGCCGCCCAGGGACGGGACCCACCAGCGGATTGCCGTCAGGGGCGAAGGTGAAGGGGCCGTGTATGACCGACTTGATCCCGGCAGTTTCCAGGACGGGAAAGCGTTTGTAGGCAAAGTCGATACTGCCTTCGATCTTGTCGAAATCGTCGGGAAGGAGTTCATGGCCGAACGTCCATGGTGTGCCATCGACAGCCCAGGGGCGACAGGGTTGCTCGTAAAAGCCGATGCACAGGCCGCGGCCTTCTTGCCTGAGATAACTTTCGCCGGCCGGATCCATGACATGCGGGTGCTCGGTATCGCGGCTGTAGATGTCTGCAATATCGTCGGTGACGATATACTGATGTTCCATCGGGTGGAGCGGCAGGTAGACACCTGCCATGGCGCCCACTTCGCGTGCCCAGAGCCCGCCGGCGTTGACCACGTGTTCGGCGTGGATGGTGCCCTTGTCCGTGACCACGTCCCACGTCCCATCGGCGCGCTGGATGGTGTCGTGTACCATGGTGTGGGTGTGGATCGTGGCGCCCCCCATCCGCGCGGCCTTGGCATAGGCATGTGTGGTCCCCGAGGGATCAAGGTGACCGTCAAGCGGGTCATAGAGTGCACCGATTATGCCATCGGTGTTGGTGATGGGGGCGATTTTTGCAATCTCGTCCGGGCCGACGATTTCGGTTTCAAGCCCCATGAACCGATGTTTGGCCCGTTCGGCGAGCAGCATGTCAAACCGGTCCTGATTGTCGGCCAATGTGATCCCGCCCACATGATGTAGACCACAGGACATTCCGGTGATCTCTTCCAGCTCTTTGTACAGCTTGATGGTATAGCCTTGGAGGGCGGCCATGTTGGTGTCGCCGTTGAGCGTGTGAAACCCGCCTGCGGCATGCCATGTGCTGCCGGATGTGAGTTCCGAGCGTTCGATCAGCATGACGTCTGACCAGCCCAGCTTGGTCAGGTGGTAAAGAACAGAACATCCGACGACACCGCCGCCAATCACTGCGACACGGGTGGTGGTTTTCATGGATTTGACCTTTGCTTTCAGGTGGCCGACCGGCCCTCCGGGCGAGTTTATTTGGCCAAGTGAAGCTTTGGGTCAGAAGAAAGCGACAGGTGGTGTCGTTTCGGGCCTACAAGGTCGGCTGCTGGGCCTGATGAACCAATTCCGGGAAAAAAGCGCTGGCAAGTTTGCGCTGACAGGCCGTGCGCGTAGCCGCGATCACCCGCGCCATGGGGGCGGTGATGTACGGGGCCGCGTGCCCGTCTTGCAGGGAGCCGAGGCTGTGGGCCGGGTTCATGCCATAGGCGTAGGGGTGCAGCCGCCCCGTCTCATCCACGACAAGAGGAGAAATCAGCGAGCCGGGTTGGCCGATCTTCGCGTTGGCGATGTCGATGCCGGTCAGTGCATCGGTGCCAAAGGCCGTTTCGGGATAAAGCTTGCGGAACGCTTCTGTCAGAAGGAGGAGGCGCAGCATCTGTTCTTCGTTCAATTCGGCGCAATGACCGGGTGTTTCCGTGGCGCGGCCAACAGCCGCCACCGGATGAAACTGGATCTGGGCCGCGCCCGCGTCGCGCAACACGGCGACAAGATCTGGCAATTGCGGCAGGCTTGATCTGGTGACGGCGATCACTGCGCCGGTTTCAAC
The DNA window shown above is from uncultured Tateyamaria sp. and carries:
- a CDS encoding radical SAM protein — encoded protein: MSDTPTPVLHIHPTRMCNLTCAHCYSRSGPMARDHLALDTLLAGSAGLFQHGYRQASLSGGEPMLYRDVDGLCAGLTAQGYQVSVITNGWYCDHVQRLSANGYLHSVSISFDGLPCVHDVIRRRKGAFEKAHAGLKSLVAAGVETGAVIAVTRSSLPQLPDLVAVLRDAGAAQIQFHPVAAVGRATETPGHCAELNEEQMLRLLLLTEAFRKLYPETAFGTDALTGIDIANAKIGQPGSLISPLVVDETGRLHPYAYGMNPAHSLGSLQDGHAAPYITAPMARVIAATRTACQRKLASAFFPELVHQAQQPTL
- a CDS encoding nucleotidyltransferase family protein, yielding MIPILILAAGASSRMRGRDKLTEEVDGLPLLARQIANAQRLSDDVRVALPPAPHPRHAIVADTAALPVPVPDADEGMGASLRRVFGTLGPDVDKAMLLLGDLPDLTADDLRAVMGAVRTHPDALIWRGGTQDGRGGHPIIFDQTLFSRLLALKGDDGGRSVVHAAEDRVHLVPLPGNRARLDLDTPEDWAAWRAARQAI
- a CDS encoding FAD-dependent oxidoreductase, which translates into the protein MKTTTRVAVIGGGVVGCSVLYHLTKLGWSDVMLIERSELTSGSTWHAAGGFHTLNGDTNMAALQGYTIKLYKELEEITGMSCGLHHVGGITLADNQDRFDMLLAERAKHRFMGLETEIVGPDEIAKIAPITNTDGIIGALYDPLDGHLDPSGTTHAYAKAARMGGATIHTHTMVHDTIQRADGTWDVVTDKGTIHAEHVVNAGGLWAREVGAMAGVYLPLHPMEHQYIVTDDIADIYSRDTEHPHVMDPAGESYLRQEGRGLCIGFYEQPCRPWAVDGTPWTFGHELLPDDFDKIEGSIDFAYKRFPVLETAGIKSVIHGPFTFAPDGNPLVGPVPGRRNYWSACGVMAGFSQGGGVGLMLAQWMTEGECERDVTAMDVARFGDWISPGYTRPKVIENYQKRFSVAYPNEELPAARPNRTTPMYDIFTDMGAVWGQQYGLEVANYFARDGEPTYETPSFRRSDAFAATAREVKAVRAGVGINEVHNFGKYRITGAGARAWLDRIMAGRVPKPGRVSLTPMLSPKGRLIGDFTMSCLGEHEFQLTASYGAQSVHMRHFMVHAEDGVTVENISDKRNGFQLAGPRAREVLQSCTRHDIVDMAFLDVRTLTVGMTDCIVQRVSYTGDLGYEIYCDPMAQRQLWWTLWEAGQAHEITPFGMRAMMSLRLDKFFGSWLSEFSPDYTAAETGLDRFISWKKNTDFIGRAAAEADRTNGTDRKLCAFTVDADDADVHGYEPIWMDGAVVGFCTSGGYSHHTQTSVALGFLPTNRIVEGCQVQIEILGQMRSATLATTPLFDPDGARMRG